TCGAAATGCAGCTTTTTGGCGGAATTTGGGAATTTGGTTAGTATTTTGGTTAACCAACGAATAAAACTTGGTTCAGAAATACTACTAACCGTGAGGTTAATAGCGAGAGTGTCTTCAATATTATGTTGTTCAAGATTGTCGATCATGCTCTCAATAACATACTCATCGAAAATATAACCAGCATTTAACTGGTCAAGGGCGAAGAGATATTGGTTCGCTGTATAGCGAACGCCATTTTTTTCAATAGATGAGAATACCTCACGATGGAACGTTTTACCGTCGTTGCTATTTGCAGATTGAAATTTAAACTCAACATTTTGGTTACTGATTGCTTCTTCAACCAATTCTTTCCATTGCTGTTTACCTAATAATATATGGTCATTTACGTCGGATACGATTTCGTAGTTTCTCTCTGGGTGAGCGACTGCGAGAGATAAGGCGTTATCGACGAGTGAAAGTACTTCAGATGTCGATTTTCTGGTTTCGTTGTATACAAGACCTAATGCCATATCGATTGGCGCTGTACCCGTTGGGTCTGGCCGAACACTTTGCACATTACCGACGATATTCTTAGCCAGCATATGGAGATCTTCATTTTCAATATTGGGGAAGATGAATGCGAATTCTTCGGTGTTTATCCTTGCGATAGTAACCGCAGGAGAATCTGTGGTGAGTTTCAGATGATCGGCGAGTTCTTTTATCATCGTATCTCCGGCTTCATAGCCAGATTCATCATAGGCTTCTTTAATAAAGTTCGCTTTTAAAAGTGCTATACCACCTTTAGACGACTCTTTAAGCCATTGATTGAGCTGCCCCATAAAGAACGAACGGTTACCTAATTGAGATACTGGGTCCATATAGGCTCTTTCTCTAAGCTGCTCAGCTTCTTTTGCTTGCGCTCTGAAGCTTTGTTCGACTTGCTGAGACATGGTGTTAATACCATTAACAACCGCAACCAAGTCTTTCGTTTTTGGTTGCTTAAGCGGTTCACCAAATTTGTTTTGTGCGATCTCTTCCATTTTTATAATGATAAGCGCTAGTGGGCGTAGGCTTCGTTTCAGCATGGCGGAGACAAGTAACATTCCTAGCGAAAAAGCAATCAGAAAAGCGATACCAAGGTTCTTAACTGCCCCCCAAAGTTGTACATAGGCTTCACCTGGATGGCTGATGATCTCTATTTCAGCTAACTGTAGCCAACCACTGGTTACCACCCTTCTGTCATGAAGTTTGGTAAGTAAGTTCATATCGATAAACCAATCGGGCACACCAGTAGCCTTTACAGGATAAGAGCGAATGATCTCTTCTTCAGTATCCAAGAAGGTTAGCTTTACGATTGAATAAGAGCTACCGTCAAATAAAGCATTGATTACGGATTCCACCGCGACGCTATCTTTTTGTTCAAGATAGGGTGCAAGTGCGAGGCCAACAGTATTTATGGTGTTATTCATTTCTGAGCGTTGCTGCTGCATCAGAAAGTTACGGGTTGTCGTGAACTCTATCGCTAAGACTGAGCCAACTAGTAACAAGAAAACAGCCAACATACCTGCGACAAGTTGTTTATGTAATGTCATGGTGGTTACTCATTGTAATTTAGTTTTGGTTTGTTAAGTTTTAATGATTTATTTCTAGAACGAAGATCATTCCACAGGCTTAATCGAGAGGAAGTACCAGCTAGTTGTCCGCTCGCCTTTTCCTTCATTAGCCATAGGTTTTTACCATTAAAACTATAAATAGGGAGTAAATCTCGCCTTTCAGTTGCGGGCTTAATTACCGGATTAATATTATCTAGAATCACTGGGACTGAGCTCGATTTTTCATAGTAGGCTAGAACCATATGAAATTGATTTAACTCAATCGCTTTAACGTAGACCAGCCGTAACTTTTTATCAGAAACACCCAGTTCAAGTAGCGAAAAGTATTTTGCTATAGTGAAATCTTCACAATCACCGGCATTACTGCCAATAAATTCTAGTGGTGTGGCCCAATAATCGTTTTTTGCCCATAAATCGATATCATTTACAAAATTGAGCTGATTAAAAAAGCTATTTACACCGGCAAGTTTACTGCTTTCGGGTTGATTTTTAAGCTTTTCTAATTCTGAACGCCAAGTTTCAGTGCGCTTTCCTGCTCTTGGTCCATATGTTTTTGAAACCGCATCGACCCAACGTTGCTCCTCTGTGTTGAGAGCAACAGATGTCATTGAAAATGAAAGCAATATCAATAATATGATAAACGTTTTCATTGCTACTTATTCATCGATAAAGTCTGGGGAGGGAATACCATAGAATAGCTACTCCCTAAGAGCCGTTTTTTGGGCTGTCAGTATCGGTTTTAGAATATAATCTAAGACTGTACGCTTGCCCGTAATAATATCTACGGATGCGGTCATGCCTGGTATAATAGGTAAGCCTGCCTCAGTACCAAATTTGTGATCGTCCGTTCTGACTGTGACCATATAAAAACTATTCCCTTCTTCGTCTTGTATGGTGTCTGCACTAATATGTTCTAAAGTTCCTTCTAAGCCACCATAGCGGGTAAAATCATAGGCACTAAACTTAACTATAGCAGGTAAGCCAGGTCGTAAAAATGCGATGTCCTTCGGTGCAATCTTTGCTTCAACTAGCAGTGTATCCTCTGAAGGGACTATCTCTATCAGATCCATACCCGGTTGAATAACGCCACCTACAGTATTGATATGCAACTTCTTGACAGTGCCGGTGACAGGGGATAACACAATGGTTCTATTTACTTTGTCTTCTAAGCCGACGGTCGACTCAGTAAGAGCGGATAATTTATCTTGAGCCTGATTTAGTTTTTCTTGCTGTTCTGAACGAAACTTCAAGGCAGCATCTATTCTGCCTAGCATTGCTTCTCTAATTGCTGAGGTTATGCTTGGGATTTTAAGCTCAGTAGAAGTCAGTTCTCTGCGTGTATCGTTAAGTTGGCGTTGCAATTTAAGCAATTCAATTTTGGGGACAACACCTTCGTCTGCCAAAGGTTTGGTAATGTCTAACTCTCTTTTAGCAAAGTTGTAGCTTGTTCTTAGATTTTTTGCTCTTGCTGTTAACTCTATGAGCTCTTGTTCTTTTTGTTTTACTTGCTGGTCTACAACTGACAATTTGTTATTTAGGTTTTCTAGATCTTGTCGATATTCATCTCGTTGACGTTGTACGAGTAGAGGTTGCGTGTCACTTAAAATTGGTGGGAATGCCAGTTTATTAAAATCAATTTTGACACTGTCTTCCCAGTTAGCGTTGTCGAATTCTTCTTGGATCTGAACGCTGGTAATAGAAGCTGACAATTGTAAGACACTTGCGGTCAAGTTAGATACTTGCTGTTCTCGTTCTCTAAAATCAGAGCGAAATCGAGTATCATCGATCAGGATTAGTTGCTGTCCTTCTTTGACCATATCACCTTCACGGACTAAAAGGCTTTTAACTAACCCACCTTCTAAGTTTTGTACCACCTGCAACTGAGAGCTTGGGATGACTTTACCTTGTCCAACGGTTACTTTATCTAGTTGTGCCCAAGAGGCCCATGCGATCGCGGCAATAAAAAACAGCACCATTACCCAAAGAAGTATTCGGGCACTACTTGGCGTGTTTAGAAGCAAAGCGGCTGTTTTGTCATCCACATAGTCTAACTCCGCATCTTTTAGCATCTTAAACTTTTTACTGCTCATTTGCTGTCCTTGGCATTACTTACACCATTAATGATTAGTTTGACGACATGTAGCATTAATTTTATTAGCTGTTGAGCGAAATGTTAAGTAATAACCTATTTTTATTTTTTCTCAAATAGTTAGGGTTAAGTTAGTGGTGGCTTAAATGGGTTTGTAATGGCAAAAATTAACCATAGAGTTAGGTATTAGTTATTAAGTTTGTGAAAATGAATTTAACTTGATCAAATGAGAATGCTCTTGTTTTCATCGTTTGATAAGCGCAAAATTACAAAAAATTCTTTAAGGATAAGATATGGAACTGAAGGATATTCGTCGAGAATATACTAAAGGTGGTTTACGACGTAAGGATTTGAAAGCCAACCCTATAGACCAATTCAATCTTTGGTTAGAGCAAGCCGTTAAAGCTGAATTAGCCGATCCTACCGCTATGACTATTGCGACGGTAGATGAACATGGGCAACCATTTCAGCGAATTGTATTGTTAAAGAGTGTTGGCGATAGTGGTTTTGTTTTTTATACTAATTTGGGTAGCCGAAAAGCGCACCAGATTGAAGCCAATTCGAAGGTAAGCCTTCACTTTCCTTGGCACACAATTGAAAGACAAGTCCATATTACTGGTACTGCTGTTAAGCTTTCTGCAATTGAGAACATGAAATATTTCTCTTCTCGTCCTAAAGAAAGTCAAATTGCTGCGTGGGCAAGTAAGCAGAGCAGTCGATTGTCTGCAAGAGGTTTACTGGAAGGGAAGTATCTTGAACTAAAACAGAAGTTTGCTAACGGAGATATTCCCATTCCTAGTTTTTGGGGTGGCTTTCGAATCGTTCCTGATAGCATTGAATTTTGGCAAGGTGGTGAGCATCGTTTACATGATAGATTCATTTTTACTAAAGATAGCTCTGTTGTTAAAGATGAAAGCTCGTGGTCAGTGGAACGCTTGGCTCCTTAAGCCTAAACTAATTTAGCTCTAGGTGCAGTAAAATAATAAAAGACCTCGCTTATGCGAGGTCTTTTTGTTGTTAAAAACGTTATTTGATTAAATAATGGATGCTTTAAAGTTGGCGCAGTATTCGGAAACCAACGTAATTTGCAGCCGTGTTAGGCGCAATAAAGAGTTGACTGTAGCCCGTTGCTTGATTTGGAGAGAAGCTCCAAGAGCCACCTTTAGTCACACCTTTTGAATCATTAGTCCATTCCCAAACATTGCCGACTACGTCATAAAGCCCAAAGCCATTAGGTGCAAATGTTTTAACAGGTGAAGTGCTGATGTTAGACCACTTGGTCCCGCCCCATCCGGTGTTTGCTTGTCCTGCACCAAATGAATCACCCCACCAGTAAGCGGATTGGCTACCTGCTTGTGCAGCCACCTCCCACTCGGTTTCTGATGGTAGGCGATACTTAAAGCCAGTTTGAGTTGAAAGCCATTTTGTGTAGGCTATGGCGTCTGTTTGGCTAATACATACAACAGGTGAGTTTGCACCTTGTTTAATCCCAGGGTTACGCCAGTAACTATCGGTTATCGGCACAATTTGTGACTCTTCTACCGTCGTACAAATTTTCTTAAGTTCAGCATCTGTTTGATAATTCGTGTCATTGATGAACGTTTCAAATTCGGCAACCGTAATTGGTGTCGCTGACATTGCATAAGCTTTATCTACGGTAACTTGTTTTGCACTGTTCTCGCCGACTAAGTATTGCCCTGAGCCAATGACGACCATTTCTGGTGCTTTACTACGGTTTTTTAATGCGTCAGCAAATTTTCGACCAGAATGAGGGACATTTTCTTTTTCTCTCAATACGGCTCTTAATGTGTGATCCCCAGTGATGCTTAACTCTTGATGGAAAGAGCGATAGCCTTCTTTCTCTATCGTTACCATATGGCTTCCTACAGGCAACATTATATCGAGTGGGGTACTTCCGTAACGAACACCATCAATCGCGACTTTATCTTGGTATTGATTTGACCGGATAGTTAGCGTAACCCATTGGACCTCTTTTATCTGTCCATTAGTTTGTACTTCGCTTTCATCAAAACAATAGCTGGACTCGACATCTAACAATTTACAAGGTGTGTTTTTGGCTGGGCGCGACTCCATAGTGACGTCTAAAATCGTTTGATAACGAGTTTCATCAGAAAACCCGTCTTTAGAAACCTTTTGCCCAACAACATGAATGTTTAGGGATACATTTTCCAAATGCTGCTTGATTGTTTTGTGTTCGCTAGTATTCGCGATGAGCTGACTTTGAAATCTGCTTACCGCTTTTTGTAAAGCAAGATTTTTAGTTTGGTCTGCACACTGAGCAATCGTCATGTCGTCTTGACATACATTGGTAAAGCTTACTTTTAATTCATCTTGTTGGTTTAGTTCACTACGCAAACGTTCAACACGCGCTCTGACTTTGAGTTCTGAGAGACGGTCTAAATCGGCATTTAATCGCTTTTGGTCGACTTCAAAAAGTGAAAGGTCTGCGTATAGTTCTTGCAGCTCTTGCTCCGATTCAAGTCGGGCTTTTTGGTTAGCTTTAACGTCGGCCCATGCGCTTTGGTAAGCACCTTGACTAGGTCTTAAATCAAAATCAGGCTCGTTGGTGATTCGACCGTAATCACGATCGAGAGCTTTCTTAGTTTGCTTTAATTTATTGTCTAATTGAATAGATTGCTTTTCAAGCTGGCTTTGTTTGTCTTGAGCCAGTTTGATCGCTGTTTTCTGCTTTGCTACTTGCTTGGCAGAAGCATCCATTTCTGTCTTTTTAGATTGTAGCGTTTCATCTGCTTGCTGAACTGTTACGGTTGGAATGGCATCCGTTGCCAATACCGTAAAAGGAATAAAGCATGGAGATAATGCTAGTAGTAATGCAGGTAGAGCTTGTCGCATGATCGTAATTACTTTAATGATTAACCGGGTAATTTACCTATTCTATACGAAAACGCCATTTTGTCAGAATATATCATTGCTTGATATTAGACAAAATGGCGCTTATTCATCAGCTTTGTGAATTCCGACAGGTAATCAAAGTGTTAACTTGTCGAAAAATACAGCATTTATGTATTTAATCTTAACTTAACTCTCTTTGCTAGCGAGTAGTTTTACCCAAACTGTGTCGTTGCCGTTAATTGTGATGACACGATTGTAAGTCTCGTAACCTTCTTTTGAGACAGTGACTTGGTGTCGACCTGCTGGTAAAACGATTTCCACAGGTGTACTTCCGTACTTCACGCCATTGATAGTTACTGAGTCGTTGTATTGGTCTGATCGAACAGTTACGTTTGCCCACTGTTTGTTTTTGTTATTAGTTTGAGTTGAAGCTTTGCCTTTTAGGCAGTACCTCGACTCAACGTTTAACAACTTACATGCAGCAACGGCTTCAGGTTTTGCTTGCAGTTGCGCTTGCATTTGCGTGCTGTAAGAGTTGCTACCGGCAAAACCGCTCTTGATAAGTTGGCTCTCTTGAACATGAATATTCAATTGAACACCATCTAGGTTTTGTTTCGCAAGCGTTGTTTCGGTTAATTCAGCTAATAACTTAGCTTTGAATGCTTTAACCGCTTTCTGCTTAGTCAGATACTTACCTTGATTAGCACACTCACCGAGAGTCATTGTGGTTGAACACGTTGTGGTGTAACTCGTTTCTAATACATTGCTTTCACGAAGCTCTGCATTGATACGTTTTACACGAGCTTCTATATGAGATTCTTGTAAGTTCTCATATTCATTGTTAAAACGCGCTTTTTTCTGTTTAACCTGAGATAATTTAACTTCGTTTTCAGTTATCTCTTGGCGATTATTGAGCTGGCGAGCTTGGGTGTCTTTTAAGGCGGCCCATGACTCTTGATACTCTTTTTGGAAAGAGGTTAGGTCAGTGTCAGGGTCATCGAGTAGCCTTGCATATTGTTTATCAAGTGCAATTTTAGAACGATTTCTCTTTGCTTCTCTTTCCGATGCTTCTCGTTTAAGAGATGCACTTTCCTGTTGTAAACGTTTAAGGTTTGCCGATTCGGTATCAAATTCTTGATTTACAGTATCGATGTCGGCCTTCTTTTGATCAATTTTTTCATCTATCGCAATAACAGGATCCACTTGTTGTGTCTCTTCTGCTGCGAAGGATGCTACTGACCAAAAGGAAGTTAGCGCAAGAATAAGCGCTGGGATACGGCGTGTGATCATAAGTCCCTGCAATAACATTTTAGATTAAGGCTAAAAGAGCTAATTAATAATTAAAAAACTGTATTCAGTTTCTACTTCTCTAAGCGGTTTTATAACAGTGAATAAGCATAGCATTATTAATGATACTTTTTAAAATTTTATGCTTATTTTTGAGCTGTAGAGAATATTATGAGATCTACATGTCACAAATAGCTTATCTACAGTTTAGAATAAACATCCACCGTAATTTAGATTCACTTGATCATCGTTCCGATTCTGTATGGTGTTTCGAGTTTTGACTACACATTCAATCCATGATTAGAATGTTAGTCTTGCATGTGTAATTAATGATGATTTTTACTTTAGGGGATATTTCGTTTGGCGATATCAGATCAACGTGAAATTACATTATCAAATTTAACCTCTGAGCAAAGTCCTAAACCTGCTGAGCTTGTTACGTTGCCAAATTGTATGAATAGTCATAATCATGATTATACTCAAGTTGTTATTGGGCTAAATGGACCAACAGAGTTTGATGTTAATGGCGTTGGAAATTTAGTTAAGCCAGGGCAAGGTGTTGTAGTATCTGCAACGATGGATCATGCTTTTGGCGGGGTTAAGGATCATTCTGATATTTTGGTTCTTAATCTTCCTATCTTAACTGACGACAGTCCTATTTTGCTTGAACGCTTGAGCCAGCTTGCTAAAGCTGATGTTTATTTTCAATTAGACGGTCAAATACGTCAGTTGATAAAAATGTTAGTAGTTGAGATGGAGGAGCACCCTCATGATTTATTGTTGAGCCGTGCATGTAATGATACGGTTTTAGCATTATTACAAAGACACACATCAACATTCCAGACCAATAATAAAGACGCTAGGATCGATATTGATGTGGTTGATCGATATATATCCCATCATCTGCGAAGACGAATTTCAGTAGCACAATTGGCTGGCAGTGTTTTTTTAGGGGAAAGCCAGTTTCATACTTTATTTAAAGCACAAACAGGTGTTACGCCTCATCAATATGTTCTCAATAAACGTATCGACTTTTCAAAAGAACTTATCGAAAAAGGTAAGTATCCACTGAACCATGTTGCTGATTTGGCAGGATTTTCAGGTCAAAGTACTTTCACTCACGTTTTTACACGCCTTAATGGGTTCTCTCCCTCGCAATATAAAAAACGCTTCCACAACAATTAAGTTGTATCGAATAATTTAAGAATTTTGACGAGGTTTGTTCCGTTTTTGTTAAATACAGGGTTTTTTGACAAAAATACAGGAGCTTTTGACAACTATTGCACTCGTCCGCAAAATACACTGCGTGCTATCTATAGAAATGTTAGAGATTTTTCTGACGTTGAGATTGAGGAATATGGATGTTTAGAGCAATAGATGTGCTAGCAACTGGCCTCGTTGACAAATCTATCGACGAGATTTGGTCACTAATCTCTCCACTATATATGGTGGATGAATCTAGATGGCTATCAGAATTGATTCCTATGGCGACGCCTTTGGTAAATGAAAAAGAACAGATCCGGCAGCAAACAACAAGCTTAATCGAATCCATTCGTGCGGATAAAAAATCAATTCAAATGATTGACGCGCTATTGCTTGAGTACAGTTTAGATACTCAGGAAGGAATTTTGTTGATGTGCCTTGCTGAAGCGTTGATGCGTATTCCTGATAGCGCCACTGCCGATGCCTTGATAAAAGACAAATTAACTGTTGCCGATTGGAAATCTCACCTTCAAGGTTCTGATTCTGTATTCGTTAACGCTTCTACGTGGGGGCTAATGCTTACTGGCAAGGTAGTTGGCTTATCCGAATTAGAAGCTAAGAGCCCAACAAGTGCAGTTTCTAGGCTCGTGAATAAAATGTCTGAGCCTATAATTCGTCAAGCGATGCATCAAGCCATGAAGATAATGGGGCATCAATTCGTATTAGGTCGGACGATTAAAGAAGCTCAGAAAAACGGTAAAGTGAATCAAGATAAAGGGTATGACTTTTCTTTTGATATGCTTGGTGAGGCGGCTCTCATAACCAAAGATGCTGAAAAATATTTCAATGAATACCTTAGTGCAATAGAAGCAATAGGTAAGAGTAATCCAAGAGGTGAACTAACAACCGCCT
The DNA window shown above is from Vibrio algarum and carries:
- a CDS encoding bifunctional diguanylate cyclase/phosphodiesterase → MTLHKQLVAGMLAVFLLLVGSVLAIEFTTTRNFLMQQQRSEMNNTINTVGLALAPYLEQKDSVAVESVINALFDGSSYSIVKLTFLDTEEEIIRSYPVKATGVPDWFIDMNLLTKLHDRRVVTSGWLQLAEIEIISHPGEAYVQLWGAVKNLGIAFLIAFSLGMLLVSAMLKRSLRPLALIIIKMEEIAQNKFGEPLKQPKTKDLVAVVNGINTMSQQVEQSFRAQAKEAEQLRERAYMDPVSQLGNRSFFMGQLNQWLKESSKGGIALLKANFIKEAYDESGYEAGDTMIKELADHLKLTTDSPAVTIARINTEEFAFIFPNIENEDLHMLAKNIVGNVQSVRPDPTGTAPIDMALGLVYNETRKSTSEVLSLVDNALSLAVAHPERNYEIVSDVNDHILLGKQQWKELVEEAISNQNVEFKFQSANSNDGKTFHREVFSSIEKNGVRYTANQYLFALDQLNAGYIFDEYVIESMIDNLEQHNIEDTLAINLTVSSISEPSFIRWLTKILTKFPNSAKKLHFEIPEICFISHQHHTALLCHAIRSSGSEFGVDNYGRNFHSLDYINEFRPKYVKLDYLYTHQIEDEKQRYTLTSISRTAHNLGVTTIASRVETKTQLDFLSEHFIEVFQGFIVDK
- a CDS encoding transglutaminase-like cysteine peptidase — encoded protein: MKTFIILLILLSFSMTSVALNTEEQRWVDAVSKTYGPRAGKRTETWRSELEKLKNQPESSKLAGVNSFFNQLNFVNDIDLWAKNDYWATPLEFIGSNAGDCEDFTIAKYFSLLELGVSDKKLRLVYVKAIELNQFHMVLAYYEKSSSVPVILDNINPVIKPATERRDLLPIYSFNGKNLWLMKEKASGQLAGTSSRLSLWNDLRSRNKSLKLNKPKLNYNE
- a CDS encoding HlyD family type I secretion periplasmic adaptor subunit, giving the protein MSSKKFKMLKDAELDYVDDKTAALLLNTPSSARILLWVMVLFFIAAIAWASWAQLDKVTVGQGKVIPSSQLQVVQNLEGGLVKSLLVREGDMVKEGQQLILIDDTRFRSDFREREQQVSNLTASVLQLSASITSVQIQEEFDNANWEDSVKIDFNKLAFPPILSDTQPLLVQRQRDEYRQDLENLNNKLSVVDQQVKQKEQELIELTARAKNLRTSYNFAKRELDITKPLADEGVVPKIELLKLQRQLNDTRRELTSTELKIPSITSAIREAMLGRIDAALKFRSEQQEKLNQAQDKLSALTESTVGLEDKVNRTIVLSPVTGTVKKLHINTVGGVIQPGMDLIEIVPSEDTLLVEAKIAPKDIAFLRPGLPAIVKFSAYDFTRYGGLEGTLEHISADTIQDEEGNSFYMVTVRTDDHKFGTEAGLPIIPGMTASVDIITGKRTVLDYILKPILTAQKTALRE
- the pdxH gene encoding pyridoxamine 5'-phosphate oxidase, with protein sequence MELKDIRREYTKGGLRRKDLKANPIDQFNLWLEQAVKAELADPTAMTIATVDEHGQPFQRIVLLKSVGDSGFVFYTNLGSRKAHQIEANSKVSLHFPWHTIERQVHITGTAVKLSAIENMKYFSSRPKESQIAAWASKQSSRLSARGLLEGKYLELKQKFANGDIPIPSFWGGFRIVPDSIEFWQGGEHRLHDRFIFTKDSSVVKDESSWSVERLAP
- a CDS encoding SUMF1/EgtB/PvdO family nonheme iron enzyme; translated protein: MRQALPALLLALSPCFIPFTVLATDAIPTVTVQQADETLQSKKTEMDASAKQVAKQKTAIKLAQDKQSQLEKQSIQLDNKLKQTKKALDRDYGRITNEPDFDLRPSQGAYQSAWADVKANQKARLESEQELQELYADLSLFEVDQKRLNADLDRLSELKVRARVERLRSELNQQDELKVSFTNVCQDDMTIAQCADQTKNLALQKAVSRFQSQLIANTSEHKTIKQHLENVSLNIHVVGQKVSKDGFSDETRYQTILDVTMESRPAKNTPCKLLDVESSYCFDESEVQTNGQIKEVQWVTLTIRSNQYQDKVAIDGVRYGSTPLDIMLPVGSHMVTIEKEGYRSFHQELSITGDHTLRAVLREKENVPHSGRKFADALKNRSKAPEMVVIGSGQYLVGENSAKQVTVDKAYAMSATPITVAEFETFINDTNYQTDAELKKICTTVEESQIVPITDSYWRNPGIKQGANSPVVCISQTDAIAYTKWLSTQTGFKYRLPSETEWEVAAQAGSQSAYWWGDSFGAGQANTGWGGTKWSNISTSPVKTFAPNGFGLYDVVGNVWEWTNDSKGVTKGGSWSFSPNQATGYSQLFIAPNTAANYVGFRILRQL
- a CDS encoding PEGA domain-containing protein; its protein translation is MITRRIPALILALTSFWSVASFAAEETQQVDPVIAIDEKIDQKKADIDTVNQEFDTESANLKRLQQESASLKREASEREAKRNRSKIALDKQYARLLDDPDTDLTSFQKEYQESWAALKDTQARQLNNRQEITENEVKLSQVKQKKARFNNEYENLQESHIEARVKRINAELRESNVLETSYTTTCSTTMTLGECANQGKYLTKQKAVKAFKAKLLAELTETTLAKQNLDGVQLNIHVQESQLIKSGFAGSNSYSTQMQAQLQAKPEAVAACKLLNVESRYCLKGKASTQTNNKNKQWANVTVRSDQYNDSVTINGVKYGSTPVEIVLPAGRHQVTVSKEGYETYNRVITINGNDTVWVKLLASKES
- a CDS encoding AraC family transcriptional regulator; its protein translation is MAISDQREITLSNLTSEQSPKPAELVTLPNCMNSHNHDYTQVVIGLNGPTEFDVNGVGNLVKPGQGVVVSATMDHAFGGVKDHSDILVLNLPILTDDSPILLERLSQLAKADVYFQLDGQIRQLIKMLVVEMEEHPHDLLLSRACNDTVLALLQRHTSTFQTNNKDARIDIDVVDRYISHHLRRRISVAQLAGSVFLGESQFHTLFKAQTGVTPHQYVLNKRIDFSKELIEKGKYPLNHVADLAGFSGQSTFTHVFTRLNGFSPSQYKKRFHNN